A DNA window from Betta splendens chromosome 6, fBetSpl5.4, whole genome shotgun sequence contains the following coding sequences:
- the LOC114856745 gene encoding troponin I, fast skeletal muscle-like isoform X2 translates to MPQQDHVSSKWRHHLGAGDWTQAPHSTGKKMSSSRKHHLKSLMLSIAKDLLDEEEAEREQERGRYMAETCPPPSLPRTMQELQELCREIHHKIDVTDEERYDLELKVTKANKEIDDLKIKVQDLMGKFKKPVLRKVRMSADAMLKALLGSKHTVNLDLRANLKQVKKEVKEEDKELRDVGDWRKNIEDKSGMDGRKKMFEAEA, encoded by the exons ATGCCCCAGCAGGATCACGTTTCTTCTAAGTGGAGGCATCATTTAGGAGCAGGAGACTGGACTCAAGCTCCTCACTCAACCGG GAAAAAGATGTCTTCAAGTCGCAAACATCATCTGAAG AGTTTGATGCTGTCTATTGCCAAAGATTTactggatgaggaggaggcagagcgagaGCAGGAGCGAGGGAGGTACATGGCTGAGACCTGCCCCCCCCCGTCCCTGCCCAGGAccatgcaggagctgcag GAGCTGTGCAGGGAGATCCACCATAAGATCGACGTGACTGACGAGGAGCGATACGACCTGGAGCTGAAAGTCACCAAAGCCAACAAGGAG ATCGACGACCTGAAGATCAAAGTCCAGGACCTGATGGGCAAATTCAAGAAGCCGGTGCTGAGGAAGGTGCGCATGTCGGCCGACGCCATGCTGAAGGCGCTGCTGGGCTCCAAGCACACGGTGAACCTGGACCTGAGGGCCAACCTGAAGCAGGTcaagaaggaggtgaaggaggag GACAAAGAGCTGCGCGACGTCGGCGACTGGCGGAAGAACATCGAAGACAAATCCGGCATGGACGGAAGGAAGAAGATGTTCGAGGCAGAAGCTTGA